Proteins encoded within one genomic window of Plasmodium cynomolgi strain B DNA, chromosome 11, whole genome shotgun sequence:
- a CDS encoding hypothetical protein (putative), with translation MDNIENHSGKKYEYLSNNYDTVYNETEEERDAMSKNYHSGMNYSYGQNLLNKSNGTGMYANSNMNSHMKKGAHSATNGMNGNFHYANNNKKYNSTMEKEKLISNKSMYNKSKSNYNNINYDSNEEDCSETHYHFENKYNSDKDLENNRILIEPDELMTSRRSHMRTKLQVLIKVLIIVAIFFLLVFLITKFKKFLDLINVVIKWVGEQGSWSILLFILLFTFTSPLFMSVEIMCVGAGLIFSGVYGKFLGIIVAVFSVATGYVLGMSLCFFISRYLMHEFIYKKLMVYPIYLAFNQAINSNGLSFVLLIRLSPILPASVVSYILGVTSLKYKDFALGSVSALPSISIFVYIGVLLQDISNISEMENHWANLIVLFIGFILGVVAIAYISVVTKRRLNNLNIMNSSLSTTNIDIE, from the exons ATGGATAATATAGAAAATCACAGCGGAAAAAAGTATGAATATTTAAGCAACAACTATGATACCGTGTACAACGAAACAGAAGAAGAGAGAGATGCCATGAGTAAGAATTATCATAGTGGTATGAATTACAGCTATGGCCAAAACTtgttaaataaaagtaaCGGTACAGGTATGTATGCGAATAGCAACATGAATAGTCATATGAAAAAAGGCGCGCACAGCGCCACCAACGGCATGAATGGGAACTTCCACTATGccaataacaacaaaaaatataactccactatggagaaagaaaaattaattagcAATAAATCCATGTACAACAAGAGCAAGAGCAACTATAACAATATCAACTATGATAGTAACGAGGAAGACTGCTCTGAAACGCAttaccattttgaaaataaatacaattcGGATAAGGATTTAGAAAATAATCGTATCCTAATAGAGCCTGACGAGTTAATGACATCAAGAAGGAGTCATATGAGAACCAAACTGCAAGTGCTAATAAAGGTACTAATAATtgtggccattttttttctcctagTATTTTtgataacaaaatttaaaaaatttttagacTTAATTAATGTAGTTATAAAGTGGGTAGGAGAACAAGGTTCCTGGAGTATCctcctgttcattttgttattcaCCTTTACGTCCCCCCTGTTCATGTCAGTCGAAATTATGTGTGTTGGCGCGGGACTTATATTCTCAGGAGTTTACGGAAAATTTTTGGGCATAATTGTCGCCGTTTTTTCTGTTGCCACTGGATACGTTTTGGGAATGTCACtatgttttttcatttcaagATATTTAATgcatgaatttatttataagaaGCTAATGGTTTATCCGATTTACTTAGCATTTAATCAAGCCATAAATTCCAATGGGCTGTCTTTTGTCCTGTTGATTCGTTTGTCTCCTATTTTGCCAGCCTCTGTTGTTAGCTATATACTGGGCGTTACGTCCCTCAAGTACAAGGACTTCGCGCTGGGATCCGTCTCTGCCTTGCCCA gTATAAGTATATTTGTCTACATTGGTGTTTTGCTTCAGGATATTTCCAACATATCTG AAATGGAGAACCACTGGGCCAACCTCATCGTCCTCTTCATTGGCTTCATCCTGGGAGTAGTTGCCATTGCTTACATTTCCGTCGTGACCAAGCGCAGATTGAACAACTTGAACATAATGAACTCGTCGCTGTCGACCACCAACATCGACATCGAGTGA
- a CDS encoding hypothetical protein (putative) has translation MDKLNESSNSTYSFFFKNLSVTGFCEENALFMTVKELFDNSIDALSSVKGKGKEVQILIREYKKELSLYEIVCRDNGEGAEIKDLEKFSEIFLTSKDDRKTGGKFGIGLKTILLYSFKTAYGFLHLKVRVEEKKIWDFMLLIDKDLSHTFVQNFKEYVDEEWKWSIEISVILKMNSTCNVYDRRISFYMMLILLWKKDINIKCSCDGVQEFTHTCEEQHHTDDEHELLDSFVANCTNMIFRKRNLTSHNFNTNMYVNVRKSGNVDVNGTGIHMGFVFLIRYVNSMPLWGNNAADCSITKSFKSFLKLYGPQFGMELFNVENLEEIYPDELISLECFKDLKEISHTFRVKKSEKSTWDIILLGIDVRGSDISFASLSKTCINEGKSLSSLISKCALGLFNSVKVDFPEEFESLSDYQALDIYGVQLASSLSKIILKGRSEFKNKVFFLLNEKRKEIKGDTSEKDRGGIATLGSSSEKELMEELYYHIREKVLSDEKGHEQANITVKDYSSGESNVSDYEDDARDGDDMWRE, from the exons ATGGACAAGTTGAACGAAAGTAGTAATTCGACttattccttcttttttaaaaatttatccgTCACCGGGTTTTGTGAGGAGAACGCCCTGTTTATGACTGTGAAGGAGCTGTTTGACAATTCCATCGATGCTCTGTCCAGCGtgaaggggaaaggaaaggaagtgCAGATTTTAATAAGGGAATACAAGAAGGAGTTGTCTTTGTACGAAATAGTTTGTCGAGACAATGGAGAAGGCGCGGAGATTAAAGATTTAGAAAAATTCTCGGAGATCTTTTTAACATCCAAAGATGATCGCAAAACAGGTGGGAAGTTTGGTATTGGGTTGAAAACAATCCTCTTGTACTCTTTCAAAACGGCTTACGGGTTTTTGCACTTGAAGGTCCgagtagaagaaaaaaaaatatgggatTTTATGTTACTAATTGACAAGGATTTAAGTCACACCTTTGTACAGAATTTTAAGGAGTATGTGGACGAAGAATGGAAATGGTCCATAGAAATATcagttattttaaaaatgaacagtaCATGTAATGTGTACGATAGGAGAATCTCTTTTTATATGATGTTAATTCTCCTGTGGAAGAAGGACATAAATATCAAGTGCTCTTGTGACGGCGTACAAGAatttacacacacatgcgaGGAACAGCACCACACTGATGATGAACACGAGTTGTTAGACTCATTTGTCGCTAACTGCACAAATATGATATTCAGGAAAAGGAACCTGACTTCGCACAATTTTAACACAAACATGTACGTAAACGTTCGAAAATCTGGAAACGTTGATGTCAACGGGACGGGCATCCATATGGGGTTTGTCTTTTTAATTCGTTACGTGAATTCCATGCCCCTCTGGGGGAACAATGCAGCTGACTGTTCCATAACGAAAAGCTTTAA GAGCTTCCTAAAGTTGTATGGGCCTCAATTCGGGATGGAGCTCTTCAAc GTCGAAAACCTCGAGGAGATATACCCGGATGAATTGATTAGCCTGGAGTGCTTTAAAGATTTAAAGGAA ATAAGTCACACGTTTCGCGTTAAGAAGTCTGAGAAATCCACGTGGGACATAATCcttttg GGAATCGACGTCCGAGGGAGTGACATTTCCTTTGCCAGTTTGAGCAAGACCTGCATAAAT gaaggaaaaagtcTATCCAGCTTGATAAGCAAATGCGCGCTTGGCTTATTCAACAGCGTAAAGGTGGATTTCCCCGAGGAGTTCGAGAGTTTGTCGGACTATCAG GCCTTAGACATATATGGTGTCCAGCTGGCTTCCTCGTTgagcaaaataattttaaaaggaCGAAGCGAATTTAAGAAtaaggtgttttttttacttaatgagaaaagaaaggagaTTAAAGGTGATACTTCGGAGAAGGACCGCGGGGGGATTGCCACGCTTGGTAGCTCAAGCGAGAAGGAGTTAATGGAAGAGCTGTACTATCATATCAG GGAAAAGGTTTTGAGTGATGAGAAGGGACACGAGCAAGCTAACATTACTGTGAAGGATTATTCTTCCGGAGAATCAAACGTATCAGATTACGAAGACGACGCACGAGACGGCGATGATATGTGGCGTGAATAA
- a CDS encoding aminomethyltransferase mitochondrial precursor (putative), with product MKILFKRQRRLPGVRYFSSGNKQKEEVRKTILYDAHKKNNAIFKIHSGYYIPNEYKDYTLITSHLHTRSSCSLFDYTYRPILKISGADKIHFLEKYVGSDIKGLWENECRISLLLNEKGGIIDDIVIILRENHLLLYLNIQCKNKVFRYLNEKLSENTKLDVKIEEYTSHSSICIQGSKSANVLNEIIGDDTYLENCSFMSSNITKLNKIEGCVLNRYTCTGEDGFDILVPNNHVEELYECILKNSLVKPGGLEVLNTLRLESGFCVYGKDINENLTPIESNYKWVLGQRRLKELDFNGADIIMNQIKNGTTIKRVGLIMNSTIVPKENSKIYTNENAHEEIGYITSSVFSPLLQKPIAMGYIKTEHAAANNLIKVECLNKLEVAQISKMPFVPLSIYKM from the exons atgaagatccTATTTAAACGACAAAGGAGACTACCGGGGGTTCGGTACTTCTCATCAGGGAACAAACAAAAG GAAGAAGTGAGGAAAACCATTCTGTATGACGCGCACAAAAAGAACAACGCGATTTTCAAAATTCACAGCGGGTACTACATCCCGAATGAATACAAAGACTATACATTGATAACATCGCATTTACACACGAGGTCAAGCTGCTCCCTTTTTGATTACACATACAGACCAATCTTAAAGATAAGTGGCGCAGATAAAATAcactttttagaaaaatacgTGGGAAGCGACATCAAAGGGTTATGGGAAAATGAATGTCGAATAAGTTTGTTGCTaaacgaaaaaggaggaatcaTAGATGACATAGTGATTATATTAAGGGAAAATCATTTGCTactatatttaaatatacagTGCAAGAATAAGGTGTTTAGGTACCTAAACGAAAAGCTTTCGGAGAATACCAAACTGGATGTGAAGATAGAAGAGTACACTTCTCACAGTTCAATATGCATTCAGGGGAGCAAATCTGCAAATGTGCTGAATGAAATTATAGGGGATGATACCTACTTGGAAAATTGCAGCTTTATGTCAAGCAATATTACCAAGTTGAATAAAATAGAGGGGTGCGTACTAAATAGGTATACCTGTACTGGTGAAGACGGCTTTGATATTTTAGTACCAAATAATCACGTGGAAGAATTGTATgaatgcattttaaaaaactctTTGGTAAAGCCTGGTGGATTAGAAGTTCTGAATACACTGAGATTGGAAAGTGGATTTTGTGTGTATGGAAAAGATATCAATGAAAATTTGACTCCTATCGAATCGAATTATAAATGGGTGCTGGGTCAGAGAAGACTGAAGGAATTAGATTTCAATGGTGCAGATATTATAATGAACCAAATTAAAAACGGTACAACTATTAAGCGAGTTGGATTAATAATGAACTCGACTATCGTTCCGAAGGAGAattcaaaaatttacacCAATGAAAATGCGCACGAAGAGATAGGTTACATAACCAGCAgcgttttttctcccctgcTACAGAAGCCAATTGCTATGGGTTACATAAAGACGGAGCACGCCGCTGCTAATAATCTTATAAAAGTGGAATGCCTGAACAAGTTGGAAGTCGCTCAAATTAGCAAAATGCCATTTGTCCCCCTGTCTATATATAAGATGTGA
- a CDS encoding molybdopterin synthase sulfurylase (putative): protein MSEILKWIRSKVETAICPYMISSHDYIKAQKIEADLFYKNFDKEIIDKYAKYINIQDIPCDSLEKIFQTKVLIIGLGGLGSPVCLYLTKFGFKEIGLIDGDTVEVSNLQRQIIHAEKHTGMNKTLSAKLTVKNMGNDDTNIKCYPFYLDKTNGLQIVKNYDIVVDCTDNIETRFLINDLCVLYKKKLIFGSALGLYGQLNVFNLTKENSNCYRCLQNFNNHTEKNDCDENGILSTVTGIIGILQANEVIKLSANMDQESLQNFLTYNSLSSRRPFETLNMNRKNQNCVCAWGDNAKLREFIDQNDYKGGGGNATDLTCVSGKVISTYQYDIGVLHFLEILNNNFSFFQFPVDHLCILDVRKYNNANVYGLKDSINWSFYDIMESINNYANSSSHLTQLILDKLKISRCTGNIVIIVICRRGIDSLKVAKYFNNFFLVDSAEGSKTSPRQDSSPDDTLKICPNQKTANKSEFQDKQIFTYNMRGGYLELQKR, encoded by the coding sequence atgagcgaaaTCCTAAAGTGGATACGTTCCAAGGTGGAGACAGCCATATGTCCCTACATGATATCATCACATGATTACATAAAAGCACAGAAGATTGAAGCAGacttattttataaaaacttcGATAAAGAAATAATCGACAAATATGCCAAGTACATAAACATACAAGACATTCCATGTGATTCGCTGGAGAAGATTTTCCAGACGAAGGTTTTAATCATCGGCTTAGGAGGACTAGGCTCCCCCGTCTGTCTTTACTTAACCAAATTTGGGTTCAAAGAAATAGGGCTAATTGATGGAGACACAGTAGAGGTATCAAATTTGCAGAGGCAAATAATACATGCAGAAAAACATACCGGAATGAATAAAACCCTGTCAGCCAAATTGACGGTAAAAAACATGGGAAATGACGATACCAATATAAAATGTTACCCATTTTATTTAGACAAAACGAATGGATTGCAAATCGTGAAGAATTACGACATTGTTGTTGATTGCACGGATAACATTGAGACCCgatttttaattaatgaCCTCTGCGTTCtgtacaaaaagaaattaattttcgGGAGTGCACTAGGACTATATGGACAGTTAAACGTTTTTAACTTGACTAAAGAAAATTCCAACTGTTATAGGTGTCTACAAAATTTCAATAAccacacagaaaaaaatgactgtGATGAAAATGGAATTCTCTCCACAGTAACTGGGATTATTGGCATTTTACAGGCCAATGAAGTGATAAAACTATCCGCTAATATGGACCAGGAaagtttgcaaaattttttaacgtaCAATAGTCTATCCAGTAGGAGACCATTTGAAACACTGAACATGAATCGAAAGAATCAAAATTGTGTTTGTGCCTGGGGAGACAATGCAAAGCTGCGGGAGTTCATCGATCAAAATGACTACAAAGGTGGGGGTGGCAACGCGACTGACCTTACCTGTGTCAGCGGCAAAGTCATATCCACCTACCAGTACGACATAGGCGTCCTCCACTTTCTGGAGATCCTGAACAAcaatttctcctttttccaaTTCCCAGTAGAccatttatgcattttggATGTACGTAAGTACAACAACGCCAATGTGTACGGCTTAAAGGATTCCATCAACTGGAGCTTCTACGACATTATGGAAtctataaataattatgccAACAGCTCCAGCCACCTGACTCAGCTAATTTTGGACAAACTAAAAATATCCAGATGTACTGGAAATATAGTTATCATTGTCATATGCAGACGGGGTATTGATTCTTTGAAGGTTgccaaatattttaataatttttttttggttgaTTCGGCAGAGGGGAGCAAAACATCTCCCCGTCAGGATTCTTCTCCCGACGATACCCTTAAAATTTGCCCAAACCAAAAAACAGCCAATAAATCGGAGTTTCAGGACAAGCAGATTTTTACTTACAATATGAGGGGCGGCTATCTGGAGCTTCAAAAAAgg